A genomic window from Anopheles ziemanni chromosome X, idAnoZiCoDA_A2_x.2, whole genome shotgun sequence includes:
- the LOC131290673 gene encoding protein takeout-like → MSSLRSQLPFWELLLLAFTFGLPPLSSGATPFDSKPDFIKTCRFDDSNFIPCSTESVQGLFDKLVTGIEGLEHVGTIDPMKISKIRILQGDGPVSVNASLSKVIVTGFASTKVVRNVVSNKDFGWETHIRLPKMRLEGNYHMQGRILVIPLNGHGKCWFEPSGMDIKMRTTTALYQKNGHVFYNVTATKVDYTISGLRLHMGNLFEGVKVLEDSTNQYLNDNWRPVSEALKPIIAKTIEDILLAIMQNIFHQIPADYFVEDLPRIN, encoded by the exons TCCGGCGCGACACCATTTGACAGTAAAC CGGATTTCATCAAGACGTGCCGATTCGACGACAGCAATTTCATACCCTGCTCAACCGAGTCCGTTCAGGGATTGTTCGATAAACTCGTCACGG GTATCGAAGGGCTTGAGCACGTGGGCAcgatcgatccgatgaagATCAGCAAAATCCGCATCTTGCAAGGCGACGGTCCGGTCAGTGTCAACGCGTCACTCTCGAAGGTGATAGTGACCGGCTTCGCCAGTACCAAagtggtacgcaacgt GGTCAGCAATAAGGACTTCGGCTGGGAGACCCACATTCGGTTGCCGAAGATGCGGCTAGAGGGCAACTACCATATGCAGGGTCGCATACTGGTGATACCACTGAACGGGCACGGCAAGTGCTGGTTCGAGCCAA GTGGGATGGACATCAAAATGCGCACGACCACCGCCCTGTACCAGAAGAATGGCCACGTCTTCTACAACGTCACCGCCACCAAGGTGGACTACACCATCTCCGGTCTCCGGCTGCACATGGGCAACCTGTTCGAGGGCGTGAAGGTGCTGGAGGACAGCACCAACCAGTACCTGAACGACAACTGGCGTCCCGTGTCCGAGGCGCTCAAGCCCATCATCGCCAAGACGATCGAGGACATCCTGCTCGCGATCATGCAGAACATCTTCCACCAAATTCCTGCCGACTACTTCGTCGAAGATCTACCGCGGATTAACTAG